CCTCCTTGCCGTCCACCTTCACGTGGCGCGAACGCAGCGTGGTCAGGCCGAACGACTTGTTGGTGCGGGCGTACTCCTCGTTCCCGATCCGCATCATCGTCACTTCCAGCAGGCGCACGATGGTGGCCAGCACCTTCTCGCGCGGCAGGCCGGGCAGCTTGAGCGCATCGTCCACCGCGGCGCGGATCTGCGGCAGCGCCTTGCCGAAGCTGAGCATGCGCTCGTACTTCACCTCGTCGCGCACGCTGCGCCACTTCGGATGATAGCGGTACTGCTTGCGCTTGCGCGCGTCGCGGCCGGTGGCCTGCAGGTGGCCGTTGGCGATCGGGCAGATCCACACCTCGGTCCACGCCGGCGGAATCGCCAGCGACTTGATGCGCGCCAGCGTGGCCTCATCGTCGATGGGCTGGCCGTCCTTGTCGATGTAGCGGAAGCCGTCGCCCTTCGCTTCGCGCGCGATGCCGCGCATGCTGTCGGTGACGTAGCGCAGGCCGGCCGATTTGGCCGCTGCGGTCGGCTCGCTGTTGGGCACCGGCGAAACTGCCGATGGCTGGTCGTTTTTCATGAATTGGGCTGGTCGTTGATGTCAGCCCGATACTATTCGAATCGCCAGTTTTGGGGCGCGCACGAATCAGCGTGGGCCTGGTCCTGCTGCCCCCATCTCAGTTAGGACAGGTTGCTGCCGGCACGCTCTCGTCCACCGGTATGCTGCGGATGCGCTGCCCGCCGATTTCCAGCACCTTGCGCGGCGGCGCGACGGTGCGAATCTGCCCCGCGATCAGGCGCTCGCGATACCAAACGCAGCCGGCAAACCTGGCCGGCATCCGGTCCAGGATGGCCCAGTTTCCGGTGCCGGCATCGCCTGCGATGACCGCGCCGCCGCCGCTTTCGGCTCCCACCACCAGCACCTCCGGTTTCCCGTCATCCGTCACATCGACCAGGAACGCGTCGCACCTGGCGCCCGCCCGCACCAGGCAGGCGGGCGCCGGCACCAGCGAGTTCAATGTGCGCCATTCCATCGCCATGAAGGATGGCGGCAGGCTGGCCCCCTTCGGCCACACCGTGATGTTGGCCGCGAGGTCGGGCCGCGCCTCGGCCGCTGCTACCGGATAGCGCAACGCCGGCACACTCATCGCCAGCGCCTTGTCAACGCCGGCGCGCACCGCCAGGTCGCTGCTTTGCGTCAGCCGCGCCAGCGCCTCCTTGCCGTAGCGCGCGCCCTCGAAGCGCAAGTAGGAGAAATCGAATTTGTCCGTCGCGACCTTGCCCGACGACGAAAGCCGCGCGAGCTGATTGTTGATCGACAGCCGCGCCGGATCGGCGATCGGAGAGAACAGCGCCAGCAGCACCGCGAGCACCACAAATGCGGTGATGATGTTCACCGCGCCGATGCGCTCGAGCCAGCCCTTGCGCAGCGCTGCCTGCGCGTATCCCGCCGCATAGCAGGCCGCGACCAGTTCGCACGCCGCGGCGATGATTCGGTCGTTGGTCCAGCCGTAATCGGCCACGCGCAGGGTCAGCGCCCAGATCGCGATCAGCACGATCGGCGCCAGCAGCAGGGCCGCGAGGCGCGCGCTCAATCGGATCGGCAGTGCGGTGGTGGCCAGCGCCGCGCCGTTCTGCCAGGCCGCGTTAATCAGTACCACCAGCAGCGCGGCCGCGCCGAGCAGCACGGCGGCGGCATGGCGCGTGGCCCACAGCGGCGCCAGGCCGGTGAACAGCAGGCTGGCGAGGAAGCCTCCGACGATCAGCACCGCGACCGGCAGGATCCACGACATCAGCACCAGCAGCAAGGTCCGGATGCCGCGCACGATGGCCGGGCGCACGTCGGTGATGTGCATCGCGCAGCTGAACGCGGACGTGACGACGGGAATATTGAACCAGGACTTGCGCAGCAGCTCCTTGAGGAAGTCGAGGTGCACCAGCGCGAACAGTTCCGCGCCCATGTTCAGCACCGCCCACACCAGGCCGACGAAGAAGCCGCTGAAGGCCAGCTGCACGCCCAGCTTCCACGCCGTTTCGAAGTAGGCTGAATAGGACGCGAGGCGGCGCCGTTCGCCCGATCCGGCCATCACCAGCGAGTGCGCGATGAAGAAGCCCGCGGCCAGGAACACGCATAGCAGATGCGACGGCGAGATCATCGGCGTCGCCTGGCCCACGCCGGGGACCGCGCGCCAGGCATCGTAGACGCCAAGCGCCGCGATGATGGCCGACGCCAGGCCGGTCCACTGCGCGGCGCGCCGGCCGGCCATGTTACCCAGGCTCGAATTGAGCAGCACAGGCGCAAACACGCACACCAGCACCAGCGGGATAAACAGCATCGGCACGGTCGCAGGCCACACATGATCCTGCGCCGCGCGATACAGCCAGTACAGCAGCCCGCCCTGCGCCACGCCTATCAGCAGCCGGCGTGCGCCGACCTCCGGACGAACCAGCGCTTCAGGAGAAGGCGTCTGCATGAATGCTCCATATGGAAAACAGGCTTACGGCAGGGTACACTTGCCAACAGTTAATTTCAAGGAAGCTCAATGAACGTTCCACAGAAAGCCCTGATCGCTGTATTGATGGCCGGCGCCGGCCTCGCATCCGCCGCCGAACCGAACACCTCCGCCCACCAGGCGCAGATCGACGCCATGGTGCGCGAGATCTCGCCGCAGCGCATCCAGGGCTACATCGACAAATTGGTCGGCTTCGGCACGCGCCACACGATGTCCGACACCGTCTCCGACACGCGCGGCATTGGCGCGGCGCGGCGCTGGATCAAGGGCGAGCTGGAACGCTGCGGCGCCGGCAAGCTGCAGGTCGCGTTCGACGGCCACCTGCACCCGGTCGACCGGCGCCTGTCGCGCCCGACCGAGATCGTCAACGTCGTGGCCACCCTGCCCGGCACGCAGGCAGAATCGCGCGACCGCATGTACGTCGTCAGCGGCCACTACGACTCGCGCAACAGCGACGACGCCGACGCCGTGAACAACGCGCCGGGCGCCAACGACGACGCGTCCGGCACCGCCGCGGTGATGGAATTGGCGTGCGTGATGGCGCGCTACAAGTTCGACGCGACCCTGGTGTTCATGACCGTGGCGGCCGAAGAACAGGGCCTGTACGGATCGGCCGACTACGCCGAGAAGGCGAAGCAGAAAAAGCTCAACATCGCCGGCATGTTCACCAACGACATCATCGGCAGCTCGTACAACGAAGAGGGCAAGCGCGACAACGGCCAGGTGCGCCTGTTCGCCGAAGGCATCCCCGCCCTGAAGGAGATGCCGGACCACCTGCGCACCCTGATTCAGACCGGCGGCGAAAACGATTCGACGCCGCGCCAGCTGGCGCGCCACGTCAAGGAAGTCGGCGAGCGCTACGTCCCCAACTTCAAGGTGACCATCGTGAACCGGCGCGACCGCTACCTGCGCGGCGGCGACCATG
This window of the Massilia sp. R2A-15 genome carries:
- a CDS encoding DNA topoisomerase IB, producing MKNDQPSAVSPVPNSEPTAAAKSAGLRYVTDSMRGIAREAKGDGFRYIDKDGQPIDDEATLARIKSLAIPPAWTEVWICPIANGHLQATGRDARKRKQYRYHPKWRSVRDEVKYERMLSFGKALPQIRAAVDDALKLPGLPREKVLATIVRLLEVTMMRIGNEEYARTNKSFGLTTLRSRHVKVDGKEVEFRFRGKSGVFHTIKLEDRRLAKIIARTRELPGQELFQYLDDDGEQHSVDSADVNEYLRSITGEDYTAKDFRTWSGTVLAALALQEFEKFDSEAQAKKNIVQAIESVAQKLGNTPTICRKCYVHPAVLDAYLDGTILDALRERATRQLVDGLHTLSPEEAAVLALLQKRLQ
- a CDS encoding DUF4153 domain-containing protein, yielding MQTPSPEALVRPEVGARRLLIGVAQGGLLYWLYRAAQDHVWPATVPMLFIPLVLVCVFAPVLLNSSLGNMAGRRAAQWTGLASAIIAALGVYDAWRAVPGVGQATPMISPSHLLCVFLAAGFFIAHSLVMAGSGERRRLASYSAYFETAWKLGVQLAFSGFFVGLVWAVLNMGAELFALVHLDFLKELLRKSWFNIPVVTSAFSCAMHITDVRPAIVRGIRTLLLVLMSWILPVAVLIVGGFLASLLFTGLAPLWATRHAAAVLLGAAALLVVLINAAWQNGAALATTALPIRLSARLAALLLAPIVLIAIWALTLRVADYGWTNDRIIAAACELVAACYAAGYAQAALRKGWLERIGAVNIITAFVVLAVLLALFSPIADPARLSINNQLARLSSSGKVATDKFDFSYLRFEGARYGKEALARLTQSSDLAVRAGVDKALAMSVPALRYPVAAAEARPDLAANITVWPKGASLPPSFMAMEWRTLNSLVPAPACLVRAGARCDAFLVDVTDDGKPEVLVVGAESGGGAVIAGDAGTGNWAILDRMPARFAGCVWYRERLIAGQIRTVAPPRKVLEIGGQRIRSIPVDESVPAATCPN
- a CDS encoding M28 family peptidase, which encodes MNVPQKALIAVLMAGAGLASAAEPNTSAHQAQIDAMVREISPQRIQGYIDKLVGFGTRHTMSDTVSDTRGIGAARRWIKGELERCGAGKLQVAFDGHLHPVDRRLSRPTEIVNVVATLPGTQAESRDRMYVVSGHYDSRNSDDADAVNNAPGANDDASGTAAVMELACVMARYKFDATLVFMTVAAEEQGLYGSADYAEKAKQKKLNIAGMFTNDIIGSSYNEEGKRDNGQVRLFAEGIPALKEMPDHLRTLIQTGGENDSTPRQLARHVKEVGERYVPNFKVTIVNRRDRYLRGGDHAPFLDRGFAALRFTEPAENFNHQHQNVRKEGALQIGDLPEFVDPDYIAQVARVNAASLASLALAPASPQGVKILTAKLDNHTDLAWTANTEPDLAGYRVVWRDTTAAQWQGSQFVGKVTSVTMPLSKDNVFFGVQAVDKDGNVSPATYPLPGR